The proteins below come from a single Oscillatoria sp. FACHB-1407 genomic window:
- a CDS encoding cytochrome b5-like heme/steroid binding domain-containing protein encodes MLDAIANEKVDIDATGQISTLERPAPPVNQSGYQPAPPPTENGEEPPPPPVDGAPLPNVWIYEGQAYDLTDFLKKHPGGEFFIGRTKNRDITAIVNIFHRNPEKVKKVLQKYALGRQARPEDIHPKYNAPAFLFRDGFNGWRDTPRYNFPKDQLLNQIRARLNEPVMKQQVERMDFLFDVVTVLLVIAYFLLQVLRLNFTAYMPIYVFVPLMVMLKISLSGVGHYLIHRPQVRFNKFFANIFDINYVPLTLVVTDGHSLMHHPFTQTDVDIKQNVFTAMLELPRYYRIPIHTMQKIGHVISGMFGRIVELMVLACKVGVSDMYGSWLRGLPHFLGALTVHAVLLAEMVLFTIHGDFLAWFAQFFITLWISTFMIVASHDFEEEETAQDDSQDWAVLQIKNSYDLTMVGNKYLDCFLSAGLSPHRVHHVLPFQRSGFANIISEDIVREEAAKFNVAWLPPKNFFIDRLPILINHYLFSPSRLAHENKFGLFREHLHPQALRATVTYIIQGFIGVGSI; translated from the coding sequence ATGCTTGATGCGATTGCGAATGAAAAAGTTGATATTGACGCTACAGGTCAAATCAGCACCCTCGAAAGACCTGCCCCTCCTGTCAACCAGAGTGGTTATCAACCTGCACCTCCTCCCACCGAAAACGGAGAGGAACCGCCTCCACCTCCGGTAGATGGTGCTCCCTTACCTAACGTGTGGATTTATGAGGGACAAGCGTACGATCTGACTGATTTTCTTAAAAAACATCCCGGTGGCGAGTTCTTTATCGGACGGACTAAAAACAGAGATATCACGGCGATCGTCAATATCTTTCACCGCAATCCTGAAAAGGTCAAAAAAGTCCTCCAGAAATATGCATTAGGCAGACAAGCCAGACCCGAAGATATTCACCCCAAATACAATGCTCCGGCATTTCTCTTTCGGGATGGGTTCAATGGTTGGAGAGACACTCCTAGATACAACTTTCCGAAAGATCAACTGCTCAACCAGATTCGTGCTCGATTGAATGAGCCAGTCATGAAGCAGCAAGTCGAGCGGATGGATTTTCTATTTGATGTTGTGACCGTCCTTTTGGTTATCGCTTATTTTCTGTTACAGGTACTACGCCTGAATTTCACAGCCTACATGCCCATCTATGTGTTTGTGCCATTGATGGTGATGCTCAAGATTTCACTTTCTGGCGTAGGACACTACCTGATCCATCGTCCTCAAGTTCGGTTCAACAAATTTTTCGCCAACATTTTTGATATCAACTACGTTCCGCTCACACTGGTTGTTACCGATGGTCACTCCTTAATGCACCATCCGTTTACTCAAACCGATGTTGATATCAAACAAAATGTGTTCACTGCGATGTTGGAATTACCTCGCTATTATCGAATTCCAATTCACACGATGCAAAAGATTGGACACGTCATTTCGGGCATGTTTGGTCGGATTGTCGAACTCATGGTGTTAGCCTGTAAAGTTGGTGTGAGTGATATGTATGGCTCATGGCTACGTGGTTTACCGCACTTTTTGGGTGCTCTCACGGTTCATGCAGTTCTCCTCGCTGAAATGGTTCTCTTTACAATCCACGGTGATTTTCTAGCCTGGTTTGCTCAATTCTTTATCACACTTTGGATCAGCACATTCATGATTGTTGCGAGCCATGACTTTGAGGAAGAAGAAACCGCTCAGGACGATAGCCAGGATTGGGCAGTGTTGCAAATTAAGAACTCCTATGACCTGACCATGGTTGGCAACAAATACCTGGATTGTTTTCTGTCTGCGGGGTTAAGCCCTCACCGGGTACATCACGTTCTACCGTTTCAACGGAGTGGATTTGCCAACATCATCAGCGAAGACATCGTTCGAGAGGAAGCTGCAAAATTTAACGTTGCCTGGTTGCCTCCCAAAAACTTCTTCATCGATCGCCTGCCCATCTTAATCAACCACTATCTCTTTAGCCCCTCTCGATTGGCACACGAAAATAAATTTGGTTTGTTTAGAGAACACCTGCATCCTCAAGCTCTACGCGCAACCGTAACCTACATCATTCAGGGTTTTATTGGTGTTGGTTCTATCTAA
- a CDS encoding toll/interleukin-1 receptor domain-containing protein, with protein sequence MNQIYISYAWKDNKSEEGQKREELVDRICDALLAERYNLIRDRNDLSLGKSIQNFMRAIGRGNYVIVVVSDKYLRSEYCMFEAVEIMKNAGIIKDREDIRDQKQENQPHIFPVVLKDANIYNLEGRNEYIQYWNNEKIRIENLICAELAPEQSSALQAVAEKIVEISNLVDDFIEFIRDRISLVTDTINTDSSQDIAQFVSQITHAIKADAAKTRSTKSVLVVGTGNFHLPNEVLWCAQWLGQKIAEFDYKLITGGWEGVDYVVADSFATQIAHKRIPLSEKLTHIVPRGKEPKFQGGTVEYTEPGVREWLDCLRRSDLVILLGGVGGTYETYHYAKQERVPVLPIVCTNGDAKRVFDEMLQNWDAELMGRISPDKFKSLNQYINDEATARDVVNDVMDITNEIIFSKTMLKA encoded by the coding sequence ATGAATCAGATCTATATCTCGTATGCCTGGAAAGACAACAAAAGTGAGGAGGGTCAGAAGCGTGAAGAGCTAGTTGATCGGATTTGCGATGCGCTGTTGGCGGAGCGGTACAACTTAATTCGCGATCGCAACGATTTATCTCTTGGCAAAAGCATTCAAAATTTTATGCGAGCGATCGGACGGGGCAATTATGTGATCGTAGTCGTGAGTGACAAATATTTGCGATCAGAATATTGCATGTTTGAAGCCGTTGAGATCATGAAGAATGCTGGAATCATCAAGGATAGGGAAGACATACGAGATCAAAAGCAGGAAAACCAACCCCATATTTTTCCTGTGGTGTTGAAGGATGCCAATATTTACAACCTGGAGGGTCGAAATGAGTACATCCAATATTGGAACAATGAAAAAATTAGAATAGAAAATTTGATTTGCGCTGAGTTGGCTCCCGAACAGTCCTCAGCGTTACAAGCTGTAGCTGAGAAAATTGTTGAAATCTCTAACCTGGTAGATGATTTCATAGAGTTTATTAGAGACAGGATCAGCCTTGTCACAGATACCATCAACACTGATTCATCCCAAGATATTGCTCAATTTGTCAGCCAAATCACGCATGCTATTAAAGCGGATGCAGCTAAAACCAGAAGTACAAAAAGCGTTTTGGTTGTAGGGACAGGCAACTTCCACCTTCCCAATGAGGTGTTGTGGTGCGCTCAATGGTTAGGACAGAAAATCGCAGAGTTTGACTACAAGCTGATTACAGGCGGATGGGAAGGAGTCGATTATGTTGTGGCTGATAGCTTTGCCACTCAAATCGCTCACAAAAGAATTCCCCTCTCGGAAAAATTAACGCATATTGTTCCACGAGGAAAAGAGCCTAAATTTCAGGGAGGAACGGTTGAATATACCGAACCGGGAGTGCGAGAGTGGCTTGATTGCTTGAGACGGTCGGATCTGGTGATCTTACTGGGGGGTGTGGGGGGAACTTACGAAACCTATCACTATGCCAAGCAGGAGCGGGTTCCAGTGCTGCCCATTGTGTGTACTAACGGGGATGCTAAGCGGGTATTTGATGAAATGTTGCAGAATTGGGATGCTGAGTTAATGGGTAGGATTTCACCCGACAAGTTTAAATCGTTGAATCAATATATTAACGATGAAGCGACGGCTAGAGACGTCGTGAATGATGTCATGGATATTACGAATGAGATTATTTTTTCAAAGACGATGCTAAAAGCGTAA
- a CDS encoding ABC transporter permease, which yields MTLSLPRKMAVASYAPPVSTIEILSMAIAALWSNKLRSGLTMLGVIIGIASVISITSVGQGVQKATEEQIQSLGTDVLQIFAGNARTGGISQGVGSSSTLTWEDAQAMQEQSTAVQGVSAYLQRPGQVVYQQDNHSTNIVGIDLNYPMVRNTELTQGRFFTQEELDTASTVAIVGSTVEDELFGSEGSAIGEQIRIQGNSYEIIGVFEPKGSEGSIDRDDQVFIPLTNMSSRIVGNNSLSGVAVNGIYVKALSQEQMEAAEFQVTNLLRLRHNLSPSQANDFNIRNQTDAINTFTSVVGLFTVMVVAIASISLVVGGIGIANIMLVSVVERTREIGIRKAVGATNAAILHQFLAESIVISTTGGSLGIGIGVVIAFGAATVLQFPFVISIGSVAGGFGLSFVVGLLAGVIPARNAARLDPIAALRSE from the coding sequence ATGACTCTATCTCTACCTCGAAAAATGGCGGTTGCGAGCTATGCCCCACCTGTCTCAACCATTGAAATCCTATCAATGGCGATCGCCGCTTTATGGAGCAACAAGCTCCGTTCTGGATTGACCATGTTGGGAGTGATCATCGGCATCGCATCGGTGATTTCCATTACCTCAGTTGGGCAGGGTGTGCAGAAAGCAACCGAGGAGCAAATCCAATCCCTGGGAACCGATGTGCTGCAAATCTTTGCAGGCAATGCCAGAACCGGGGGAATCAGCCAGGGCGTAGGGTCTAGCTCAACCCTGACCTGGGAAGATGCTCAGGCGATGCAGGAACAGTCAACTGCGGTTCAAGGAGTTTCCGCCTATCTTCAGCGTCCGGGGCAGGTAGTGTACCAGCAAGACAACCACTCCACCAACATTGTGGGAATTGATTTGAACTATCCAATGGTCAGAAATACCGAACTGACTCAAGGGCGGTTTTTTACGCAGGAGGAACTCGACACTGCCAGTACCGTTGCCATTGTAGGCTCCACCGTCGAGGATGAATTGTTTGGCAGCGAGGGCAGTGCAATCGGGGAGCAGATCCGCATTCAGGGGAACAGTTACGAAATCATTGGCGTGTTTGAGCCAAAAGGATCAGAGGGTTCCATCGATCGCGACGATCAGGTGTTCATTCCCCTCACCAACATGTCATCCCGCATTGTAGGCAACAACTCATTGAGTGGAGTCGCGGTGAATGGCATTTATGTCAAAGCCCTGAGTCAGGAACAAATGGAAGCAGCGGAATTTCAAGTCACTAATCTGCTGCGCTTGCGCCACAATCTCTCTCCCTCACAAGCCAATGATTTCAACATTCGCAATCAAACGGACGCGATCAACACCTTCACATCTGTTGTGGGATTGTTTACGGTCATGGTCGTGGCGATCGCCAGTATCTCTCTGGTGGTCGGCGGCATCGGCATCGCCAATATTATGCTCGTTTCAGTAGTTGAGCGAACCCGGGAAATCGGCATCCGTAAAGCCGTTGGCGCAACCAACGCCGCTATTTTGCATCAGTTTTTGGCTGAATCTATCGTGATTTCCACCACAGGCGGCAGTCTTGGCATTGGCATCGGGGTTGTGATTGCCTTTGGTGCTGCCACCGTGCTTCAGTTTCCCTTTGTGATTTCGATTGGGTCAGTTGCTGGTGGATTTGGCTTATCCTTCGTTGTCGGTTTGTTGGCGGGTGTGATTCCAGCACGCAACGCCGCTCGACTCGACCCGATCGCTGCCCTACGGAGTGAGTAA
- a CDS encoding ATP-binding cassette domain-containing protein yields the protein MKFIRFLLEISWRNIVIATTAGFVSGSSNALLISLINRAVNRAAFPDALLYFVALALFILLTSTLSQFMLIQLSQNAIYQLRLRLSQSILSSPLQHLERLGENRLIATLTDDVRTLTHAVSAIPNICIDLATVIGCFAYLAWLSNLLFVLTVAFTSVAIWCVQTKLGKARTLFASAREEEDTLFKHFQAIITGTKELKLHQARRDDFLTKNLKGSAAKLRQKNTTAMRSFAIANGLGQLSQFTSLGFILFILPLFMHVPLSMLSTYVLTCTFIALPMQNLLNRLPELMRGNIALQKIERMKLSLSNHAEAAEVYTTASTSDLHCQIELNQVTYMYHPDSETGAHPEGHPPEHPEGHPEGAKQGNGKQELRLPPHPHNGNHPPHPQSDEKGFLLGPISLRLQPGEITFIVGGNGSGKSTLAKLITGLYLPQFGSISLNGDRLTKDNIEWYRQHFSAIFSDFYLFESYLGFNHANLDRDVERYLRQLQLDHKVQVKDGVLSTTRLSQGQRKRLALLTAYLEDRPIYLFDEWASDQEPLFRDLFYKEILVKLKERGKTVIVITHDDRYFHLADHLIKLDYGKVEFDRIPIAGHLK from the coding sequence ATGAAGTTTATTCGCTTTCTTTTAGAGATCTCCTGGCGCAACATTGTGATTGCGACAACAGCAGGTTTTGTGAGTGGCAGCAGCAATGCACTCCTCATCTCACTCATCAATCGAGCCGTTAACCGAGCTGCTTTTCCAGATGCATTACTCTACTTTGTTGCACTCGCTCTCTTCATTCTGCTGACAAGTACGCTTTCTCAGTTCATGTTGATTCAGCTCTCCCAAAACGCAATTTATCAACTGCGATTGAGACTCAGCCAGAGCATTTTATCGTCTCCACTACAACATTTAGAGCGTCTGGGCGAAAACCGATTGATCGCAACTCTGACGGACGATGTTCGCACGTTGACACACGCTGTATCTGCCATTCCCAATATCTGCATTGATCTGGCAACTGTCATTGGATGTTTTGCCTATCTTGCCTGGTTATCCAACTTATTGTTTGTGTTAACCGTCGCTTTTACTTCCGTTGCTATCTGGTGTGTCCAAACCAAACTGGGCAAAGCTCGGACTCTATTTGCCTCTGCTCGTGAAGAGGAAGATACGCTATTCAAACACTTTCAAGCCATTATCACCGGCACTAAAGAACTGAAACTGCATCAGGCAAGACGTGACGATTTTCTGACGAAAAACCTCAAGGGTAGTGCAGCTAAACTGCGTCAGAAAAACACAACCGCCATGAGAAGTTTTGCGATCGCCAACGGTTTAGGGCAACTCTCCCAATTCACCAGTCTCGGCTTCATTCTATTCATCCTGCCCCTGTTCATGCATGTTCCATTGTCAATGCTGTCCACCTATGTGTTGACTTGTACCTTCATCGCGCTCCCCATGCAGAACCTGTTAAATCGCCTACCAGAATTAATGCGCGGCAATATTGCGCTCCAAAAGATTGAACGGATGAAGTTATCCTTGAGCAACCACGCTGAAGCGGCAGAAGTATATACTACCGCTTCGACATCTGACCTGCATTGCCAGATTGAACTCAATCAAGTGACCTACATGTATCACCCAGACAGTGAAACGGGGGCGCATCCAGAGGGACATCCACCAGAGCATCCAGAAGGGCATCCAGAGGGTGCAAAACAGGGCAACGGCAAGCAGGAGTTGCGCCTTCCCCCTCATCCCCATAATGGCAACCACCCGCCACATCCTCAGAGCGACGAAAAGGGATTTCTACTGGGTCCCATTAGCTTGCGGTTACAACCCGGAGAGATCACATTCATCGTAGGTGGCAATGGTAGCGGCAAGTCCACCTTAGCCAAACTGATTACCGGGCTGTATCTGCCTCAATTTGGCTCTATCTCTCTCAATGGCGATCGCCTCACCAAAGACAACATCGAGTGGTATCGTCAGCATTTCTCCGCCATCTTTTCTGACTTCTACCTATTTGAAAGTTATCTGGGATTCAACCATGCCAATCTCGATCGCGATGTTGAGCGTTATTTGAGACAGTTGCAGTTAGATCACAAAGTGCAAGTAAAGGATGGGGTATTATCCACCACTCGCCTGTCACAAGGACAACGCAAACGGTTAGCACTGCTCACTGCATATCTCGAAGACCGCCCGATTTATCTATTTGATGAGTGGGCATCCGACCAAGAACCTCTCTTCCGGGATCTCTTCTACAAAGAAATCCTGGTCAAGTTAAAAGAGCGTGGCAAGACCGTAATTGTCATTACCCATGATGACCGTTACTTCCATCTAGCTGACCATCTGATTAAGCTCGATTACGGCAAGGTTGAATTCGATCGCATCCCGATTGCAGGTCACTTGAAGTAA
- a CDS encoding type III polyketide synthase: MNANVTSNTQHATFSPSSVQSPQSYDRPRLDAFAAISSKSILPTIESIATGTPDNLIRQADAAKVVANLPRLKQHGTRIEKIYNNTRIDTRHLALDLLSDEAIAFSQQATIQARMQMYEEYAVPLAERVARKALASANTQMQLSDPYSGEAIEDAIHLIVFVSSTGFIAPGIDTKLIKTLGLRRDIARVPLHFMGCAAAMNGLRVASDYVRANPAHKALVICLELSSVNAVFEDDMNDVIIHSIFGDGCAAVVIGACEAERAIAQGKVVIRDNFSYLVEDTEDGITLGVNDNGITCRLSRHLPDYIELGVRPVIERFLQSHNLTPDHIDLWAVHPGGTRIIEKVQSSLNLSDRQVAESWEILRQYGNMLSASILFVLEQHLFQSEANTSNAALSEECRPTQPMTSLTGLAFSFSPGVGIEGLLFQKA; the protein is encoded by the coding sequence ATGAATGCTAACGTCACTTCAAACACTCAGCACGCTACTTTTAGCCCCTCCTCAGTTCAGTCACCTCAAAGCTACGATAGACCCCGTCTTGATGCATTCGCTGCCATTAGCTCAAAATCGATTCTGCCCACCATTGAAAGCATCGCAACCGGAACTCCTGACAACCTGATTCGACAAGCAGATGCCGCTAAAGTTGTCGCCAACCTACCTAGATTAAAGCAACATGGGACACGGATTGAGAAGATTTACAACAACACCCGAATTGATACCCGGCACCTGGCACTCGATCTGTTATCCGATGAGGCGATCGCCTTCAGTCAGCAAGCAACGATTCAAGCCCGGATGCAGATGTACGAAGAATACGCGGTTCCCCTGGCAGAGCGGGTTGCTAGAAAAGCTCTAGCTTCAGCTAACACCCAAATGCAGCTAAGCGATCCTTACTCAGGAGAAGCGATCGAAGATGCGATTCATTTAATTGTTTTTGTCTCCAGCACAGGCTTTATCGCACCAGGAATTGACACCAAACTGATCAAGACTTTGGGATTAAGACGCGATATTGCCAGGGTTCCCCTCCACTTCATGGGATGTGCAGCCGCGATGAATGGACTGCGAGTTGCCTCTGATTACGTCCGAGCCAATCCTGCTCACAAAGCCCTGGTCATCTGCCTGGAACTTAGCTCCGTCAATGCCGTGTTTGAAGACGATATGAATGATGTGATCATCCACAGTATCTTTGGTGATGGATGTGCAGCAGTTGTCATTGGCGCGTGTGAAGCAGAACGAGCGATCGCCCAGGGAAAAGTTGTGATTCGGGATAACTTCAGCTATCTGGTTGAAGACACTGAAGACGGAATTACGCTGGGCGTTAACGATAACGGTATTACTTGTCGCCTGTCACGCCATTTACCAGACTACATCGAACTTGGCGTACGACCTGTGATTGAGCGGTTTTTGCAGAGCCATAACTTAACCCCAGATCACATCGATCTATGGGCAGTTCACCCCGGTGGAACCCGCATTATTGAGAAGGTGCAGAGTTCTTTGAATTTGAGCGATCGCCAGGTTGCAGAGAGTTGGGAAATCCTCCGGCAATACGGCAACATGCTGAGTGCATCAATTCTCTTTGTGTTGGAGCAACACTTGTTTCAATCTGAAGCCAATACTTCCAATGCAGCTCTGAGTGAAGAATGCCGCCCAACTCAACCGATGACTTCCCTCACAGGGCTTGCCTTCTCGTTTTCTCCCGGTGTTGGCATCGAAGGTCTGTTGTTTCAAAAGGCTTAA
- a CDS encoding HlyD family secretion protein, with amino-acid sequence MTPHPPEAAKCPPLSDLSESDSSHPIPEPMHYLTVSEPMEFPPPMQPVQQRRKARWVVGILSLMLIAGGGYVAYRQLASSQPQTHQRPPVVPVEHTDLTITVSANGTIEPKQVVNVSPKTAGIVNRLLVEEGDLVTEGQIIAYMDDSDLQGQLTQARGQLAAAEANLQKMLAGNRAEETAQAQARFTSAQANLRQAEDDLSRNQELYTAGAISRQVYNRAVTARDTAQAEVVEVQQALALSQAGYRTEDIAQARAQVESARGVLQTIQTQIEDTIIRAPFGGIVSRTYADPGAFVTPTTAGSSVSSATSSSILSLASTNQVVANVSESNISKIQVGQPVLIEADAYPGKTFQGRVSHIATEATVEQNVTSFEIEVTLLSGAEQLRSGMNVAVEFQVQQLANVMTVPSIAITTQEDVTGVFVGSPNQPPRFVPITTGATVDNRTEVKDGLTGTEHVLLSLPAKPDSQSGFSLPNLFGGSSSNAPPGAPPGGHPGGPPSGVPGGAPSGPPPQ; translated from the coding sequence ATGACCCCACATCCCCCTGAAGCTGCCAAATGCCCACCCTTATCAGATTTATCGGAGTCAGATTCATCGCATCCCATCCCCGAACCCATGCACTACCTCACCGTATCTGAACCGATGGAGTTTCCACCTCCAATGCAACCAGTTCAACAGCGGAGAAAAGCTCGATGGGTAGTAGGAATTCTTTCTCTAATGCTGATTGCAGGAGGTGGGTATGTTGCCTATCGCCAACTGGCTTCATCGCAACCGCAAACTCACCAACGTCCACCCGTCGTTCCTGTAGAACACACTGATTTGACCATTACTGTTTCCGCGAATGGCACCATTGAGCCAAAACAAGTCGTGAATGTCAGCCCCAAAACAGCAGGAATCGTGAACCGTTTACTCGTTGAGGAAGGGGATTTAGTGACCGAAGGACAGATTATCGCCTATATGGATGACTCTGACTTGCAGGGACAGTTGACCCAGGCGCGTGGACAACTCGCTGCCGCTGAAGCCAACTTACAGAAGATGCTAGCAGGCAATCGCGCCGAGGAAACGGCTCAAGCTCAAGCCCGTTTCACCAGTGCTCAAGCCAACTTAAGACAGGCAGAGGATGATTTGAGCCGTAACCAGGAACTCTACACAGCAGGCGCAATTTCTCGCCAGGTTTATAATCGCGCCGTAACGGCTCGCGACACTGCTCAAGCTGAAGTTGTCGAAGTGCAACAGGCGTTAGCTCTCTCTCAAGCGGGCTATCGTACAGAAGACATTGCTCAAGCGCGTGCTCAGGTTGAGTCTGCTAGAGGCGTGCTGCAAACCATTCAAACGCAAATTGAGGACACCATCATTCGGGCACCATTCGGCGGCATCGTTAGCCGTACCTATGCTGACCCCGGTGCGTTTGTCACACCGACGACTGCGGGAAGTTCTGTTTCCTCCGCGACTTCTTCGTCTATCCTGTCACTGGCTTCCACGAATCAAGTTGTTGCCAATGTGTCAGAGAGCAATATCTCCAAAATTCAAGTGGGTCAGCCTGTTCTCATCGAGGCAGATGCTTACCCAGGAAAAACGTTTCAGGGGCGAGTCTCCCACATTGCCACTGAAGCAACCGTTGAGCAAAATGTTACCAGTTTTGAGATTGAAGTAACGTTGCTCTCAGGTGCGGAGCAGTTGCGCTCTGGCATGAATGTTGCGGTTGAGTTTCAGGTGCAGCAATTAGCCAATGTGATGACGGTTCCCTCGATCGCCATTACCACACAAGAGGATGTCACTGGAGTCTTTGTCGGTAGCCCCAATCAGCCACCCAGATTTGTCCCGATTACCACCGGAGCCACAGTTGATAACCGCACTGAAGTCAAAGACGGGTTGACCGGGACAGAACACGTCTTACTCAGCCTTCCTGCTAAACCAGATTCGCAATCTGGCTTTTCGCTCCCTAATCTATTTGGAGGCTCGTCATCGAATGCTCCTCCCGGTGCTCCTCCAGGGGGACATCCGGGTGGCCCTCCCAGTGGTGTACCAGGTGGTGCGCCCAGTGGTCCGCCACCGCAATAA